Proteins encoded by one window of Haliotis asinina isolate JCU_RB_2024 chromosome 6, JCU_Hal_asi_v2, whole genome shotgun sequence:
- the LOC137288064 gene encoding chymotrypsin-like serine proteinase yields the protein MNALLTTLLCTLAATALAEISPNIVGGSNAVAGEFPWQGSIQVRSGTSWFHICGCVLYSTNKALTAAHCLSNSASSYRLVFGMLRMNNVDGTEQESSVSSYTNHPNYNGNAAGYPNDIAVLRLQTSMDTSSSAVGTISLASGGSDYAGQTATITGWGRLSGGGSTPYYLQKVDMTVLTNSVCSSRWSGISGATINSGHICIEASGKSACSGDSGGPMVVSNTLTGITSWGISSCSGTYPSVYTRVSNFYSWIQSQ from the exons ATGAACGCACTTCTCACCACCCTTCTCTGCACCTTGGCCG CCACGGCCCTGGCTGAGATCAGTCCCAACATCGTTGGAGGCAGCAATGCAGTTGCAGGAGAGTTTCCCTGGCAAGGAAGTATTCAGGTGAGGAGTGGCACCAGCTGGTTCCACATCTGCGGTTGCGTCCTCTACTCCACCAACAAGGCCCTCACTGCCGCCCACTGTCTCTCCAACAG TGCTAGCAGCTACCGTCTGGTCTTTGGCATGCTCCGAATGAACAATGTTGATGGAACTGAACAGGAATCGTCAGTCAGCTCCTACACCAAC CACCCCAACTACAACGGTAATGCTGCTGGCTATCCCAACGACATCGCAGTTCTGAGATTGCAAACCTCCATGGACACAAGCAGCTCAGCTGTAGGAACTATCTCTCTGGCTTCGGGTGGCAGCGACTATGCCGGACAGACAGCAACGATCACCGGATGGGGAAGACTGTCTG GCGGTGGAAGTACCCCCTACTACCTCCAGAAGGTGGACATGACCGTATTGACCAACAGCGTCTGTTCCAGCAGATGGTCTGGCATCAGTGGTGCCACAATCAACTCTGGACATATCTGCATCGAAGCCTCTGGGAAATCTGCTTGCAGT GGTGACAGTGGTGGCCCGATGGTTGTCAGTAATACGCTGACTGGAATCACGTCATGGGGTATCAGCTCCTGCTCTGGCACCTACCCCAGTGTCTACACTCGTGTGTCCAACTTCTACTCCTGGATTCAGTCACAGTAA
- the LOC137287718 gene encoding toll-like receptor 4, translated as MSREIRSCAFYKYSAGLNGDIPFSNVKEETAADKLKMSIPNIFLVLLSAVSAQMIRGRPDAMTVCDVTSVNVSFLADCSSRNLSEVPVNFPTNTFFINLRQNHLQTILNNSFQDLSSVRVLNLSDNRISQLKVNAFEGLPNLEELYLQLNFLKLEYSSYPPGVFDPLKKLKVLRMEYNDLSKNGSYPDQIFKPLITLKELSIDTMTNPVFNGDFTSLRDLESLQFSGTLNGPTCLLEIIRNNTFSVFQSLKTLNLRWCSLRYVHKDAFKSSKFLEILDISHNYDFGVVNAIESLQSLTDINMTFIDASNVLKSYTNHWEVRLNDSIVTKQKLQALEKVCVKELKLSNNDILLIDIGDLALSTFSTCINKIDVSGNRIAEIPNLKMIRKFRNLVNLDVSNQKMQGVTGISHGLSLRTGPPKNELPFPSLYITIPNTLKSLNSSHFPWRLVTVFYHVHFTNARHLKELNISRIGLKFFPSTTVSGLSALRVLDVSDNTLMHFRFMGTVFKPLQKLEKVYMDAVMMSGDNEDPEQFDWISTVFRHLREFSFSRNRVVSVNPTIFQNAVNLTKLRLSQNEFKQFPFDIRTTPRLQELDLQYNAITQLSSKTCDQVDLHQSNVQGFVLKLNGNIISCGCRTLGFVQWLSETFVTLDRGGNYTCIGENGAISSTKAINLEQLWRACEGRFWLYLTLSTYLVFVIGILVFILVKRNKTRLVYWFFRLSGLNVLLPTRGDFVYDVNVMHADVDYRWACYTLRQRLEIEKGFRLLLHDRDILPGVNKADAIMQSVHGSWKTILYLTPAFLQEDWAYFSLCTATLSISDVMTGRLLLLVPVRDDGDCEYPYIPQVLLNSVRECNIVWMHDSEEEEEAFWNKIETLLLEN; from the exons ATGAGTCGCGAGATCCGTTCCTGTGCCTTTTATAAGTACTCTGCTGGCCTGAATGGTGATATTCCCTTCAGTAACG TGAAAGAGGAGACGGCAGCCGACAAACTCAAAATGTCCATACCGAACATTTTTCTAGTACTGCTCTCTGCAGTGTCTGCGCAGATGATACGGGGGCGTCCAGACGCCATGACAGTGTGTGACGTCACTTCAGTAAACGTATCTTTCTTGGCCGACTGTAGTTCAAGGAATCTGTCAGAAGTACCCGTTAACTTTCCTACCAATACGTTCTTCATCAACCTTCGCCAAAACCATCTCCAAACAATCCTTAACAATTCATTTCAAGACCTTTCATCGGTGAGGGTTTTGAACCTTTCAGATAACCGTATTTCTCAACTGAAGGTGAATGCTTTCGAAGGCCTGCCCAACTTAGAAGAACTCTATCTACAGCTGAACTTTCTAAAGCTTGAGTACTCTTCATATCCTCCTGGAGTCTTCGACCCACTAAAGAAGTTAAAAGTTCTTCGAATGGAATACAATGATTTGAGTAAAAATGGAAGTTACCCTGATCAAATATTCAAACCGCTGATAACGTTAAAAGAACTGTCTATTGATACCATGACAAACCCTGTATTTAATGGTGACTTTACCTCTCTTCGAGACTTGGAATCGCTTCAGTTCAGTGGAACGCTGAATGGACCAACTTGCCTGTTAGAAATCATCCGAAACAACACCTTCAGTGTATTCCAAAGCTTGAAGACACTAAACCTCAGATGGTGCTCATTGAGATATGTCCACAAAGATGCTTTTAAATCATCGAAATTCCTGGAAATTTTAGACATTTCTCATAACTATGATTTTGGTGTTGTAAACGCCATTGAAAGTTTACAGAGCCTGACCGACATAAATATGACTTTTATTGATGCTTCAAATGTTCTGAAGTCCTATACCAATCACTGGGAGGTAAGACTCAATGACAGCATCGTGACAAAGCAAAAACTGCAAGCACTTGAAAAAGTGTGCGTTAAGGAATTAAAGCTATCCAACAACGACATTTTGCTAATCGACATAGGCGACTTAGCATTATCAACATTCTCTACATGTATCAATAAAATCGATGTCAGTGGGAATAGGATTGCCGAAATTCCAAATTTGAAGATGATAAGAAAGTTCCGAAATTTGGTAAATCTAGATGTTTCGAATCAGAAAATGCAGGGGGTGACAGGTATATCCCATGGCCTTAGCTTGCGTACTGGACCTCCTAAAAACGAGCTACCTTTTCCTTCACTGTATATTACTATCCCAAATACACTGAAGTCACTAAACTCCAGTCATTTCCCTTGGAGGCTGGTAACCGTGTTCTACCACGTTCACTTCACCAATGCCAGACACCTTAAAGAACTTAACATATCTAGGATTGGTTTGAAGTTCTTTCCTTCCACTACCGTGAGTGGCTTGTCTGCTTTAAGAGTTCTGGATGTATCGGATAATACTTTGATGCATTTCAGGTTCATGGGAACAGTTTTTAAACCTTTACAAAAATTGGAAAAGGTTTACATGGACGCTGTGATGATGTCTGGGGACAATGAAGATCCTGAACAGTTTGACTGGATTTCAACGGTCTTCAGGCATCTGAGAGAATTTTCTTTCTCCAGGAATAGGGTGGTATCTGTTAATCCAACAATTTTTCAAAACGCTGTTAATTTAACAAAACTGCGCTTGTCACAAAATGAGTTCAAGCAGTTCCCCTTTGATATTAGAACCACACCAAGACTCCAGGAGTTAGATTTGCAATACAATGCAATCACTCAGTTGAGTTCCAAAACATGCGATCAGGTAGATCTGCATCAGTCGAATGTCCAGGGATTCGTTCTGAAATTAAACGGGAATATCATTTCTTGCGGATGTAGAACATTGGGATTTGTGCAATGGCTGTCCGAGACCTTTGTGACTTTAGACAGGGGAGGTAATTACACTTGCATCGGCGAAAATGGCGCCATATCGTCAACAAAGGCCATAAACTTAGAGCAGTTATGGCGGGCATGTGAAGGCAGATTTTGGTTATACCTGACACTGAGCACATACCTTGTTTTTGTAATAGGCATTTTAGTCTTCATATTAGTTAAACGTAACAAGACAAGACTTGTGTACTGGTTTTTCCGACTCTCTGGTCTGAACGTGCTTCTACCGACTCGTGGCGACTTCGTGTACGACGTCAATGTTATGCACGCCGACGTCGACTACAGATGGGCCTGTTACACTTTACGACAACGATTGGAGATTGAGAAAGGTTTTCGACTTCTTCTTCATGACCGTGACATACTTCCTGGTGTGAATAAAGCCGATGCAATAATGCAGAGCGTCCATGGGTCCTGGAAGACGATCCTGTACCTGACGCCGGCGTTTCTTCAGGAAGACTGGGCTTACTTTAGTCTTTGCACAGCAACCCTTTCTATCTCCGACGTCATGACTGGCAGGTTATTGCTACTGGTGCCCGTGAGAGACGATGGCGACTGTGAATATCCCTACATACCACAGGTACTGCTTAACTCCGTAAGAGAGTGCAACATTGTGTGGATGCACGATTctgaagaggaagaagaagcCTTCTGgaacaaaatagaaactttaCTGCTTGAAAACTGA